A stretch of Brassica rapa cultivar Chiifu-401-42 chromosome A08, CAAS_Brap_v3.01, whole genome shotgun sequence DNA encodes these proteins:
- the LOC103834489 gene encoding non-specific lipid-transfer protein 11-like — translation MGNITKNQTMLLLVVTLLMVIAYHEGEAIQCSQITMYLAPCLSYVKGGGNPPPPCCAGLNNLKSSAPGRPDKQAACQCLKNVANAISGFNDDNAKQLPAKCGVSVGVPFSKSVDCNSIN, via the exons ATGGGGAACATTACTAAAAACCAGACCATGTTACTGCTTGTTGTTACACTTTTAATGGTGATTGCGTACCATGAGGGAGAAGCCATACAATGTTCACAGATAACCATGTACTTAGCACCATGTTTGTCTTATGTAAAAGGTGGAGGAAACCCGCCTCCACCGTGTTGCGCCGGGCTTAATAATCTAAAATCTTCTGCACCGGGTAGACCTGATAAACAAGCAGCTTGTCAATGCTTGAAGAATGTAGCTAATGCCATTTCCGGATTCAACGATGACAATGCCAAACAACTCCCTGCCAAATGTGGCGTTAGTGTGGGGGTCCCTTTCTCTAAGAGCGTGGACTGTAACAG CATAAACTGA